In the genome of Aspergillus luchuensis IFO 4308 DNA, chromosome 2, nearly complete sequence, one region contains:
- a CDS encoding uncharacterized protein (TransMembrane:1 (o69-89i)) codes for MLIFTLRVHSVFKRKSHLIFDQLYAWNVCRVEQPDRPGSSIQLRLGSERSRQFHSEDVFSLTFPPHHHLFAFIPMSFAPFFFRAPAMFLRSQRADTRLPPPVLFPSV; via the coding sequence ATGCTTATCTTCACCTTGCGGGTCCACTCGGTTTTCAAAAGAAAGAGTCATCTGATTTTTGATCAACTATACGCATGGAACGTCTGCCGTGTCGAGCAGCCAGACCGTCCGGGCAGCTCAATCCAGCTTCGTCTGGGATCTGAACGCTCGCGGCAGTTCCACAGTGAAGATGTGTTTTCCTTGActtttcctccccatcatcatctttttGCCTTTATCCCCATGTCATTCGCACCGTTTTTCTTCCGAGCACCGGCCATGTTCTTGCGCTCCCAGCGAGCAGATACCAGATTACCCCCGCCAGTCTTGTTTCCTAGTGTTTAa
- a CDS encoding putative protein phosphatase PP1 regulatory subunit Sds22 (BUSCO:EOG09263GUT;~COG:T;~EggNog:ENOG410PGGJ;~InterPro:IPR001611,IPR003591,IPR032675,IPR025875;~PFAM:PF13516,PF12799;~go_function: GO:0005515 - protein binding [Evidence IEA]) — protein sequence MKDKNGWDGKLRVEPKATITNPEALEDPDYSDSDAPPVEEIEADEDLLEDEDPDAEEIDLVHCRITSLPALRLERFPKVKRLCFRQNQITRIEFPTEVAKSLTELDLYDNLISHVKGLDEFENLTSLDLSFNKIKHVKNISHLVKLTDLYFVQNKISKIEGVETLTSLRNLELGANRIREIENLDNLKALEELWLGKNKITELKNLDGLSNLRILSIQSNRLTSISGLSNLKNLEELYVSHNAITDLSGLEENTSLRVLDFSNNQVSKLEHVSHLKNLEELWASNNQLSSFDEVERELRDKEKLQTVYFEGNPLQTRAPALYRNKVRLAIPHIMQVDATYIRVV from the exons ATGAAGGACAAAAATGGCTGGGACGGAAAGCTACGGGTCGAACCGAAAGCCACGATCACGAATCCGGAAGCACTAGAAGACCCCGATTACTCGGACTCGGATGCGCCGCccgtggaggagatcgaggccGATGAGG ATTTATTGGAGGACGAGGACCCAGACGCAGAG GAAATCGACCTCGTTCACTGTCGCATAACTTCGCTTCCGGCGTTGCGGTTGGAGCGGTTTCCCAAGGTGAAG AGATTATGTTTCCGACAGAACCAAATCACACGAATCGAATTCCCCACGGAAGTTGCCAAGTCGTTGACGGAACTCGATCTCTACGATAACCTGATATCGCATGTGAAGGGTCTTGATGAGTTCGAGAATTTGACCAGCTTGGATCTTAGCTTCAATAAGATTAAGCATGTTAAGAATATTTCGCATTTGGTCAAGTTGACGGATCTATATTTCGTGCAGAATAAGATCTCGAAGATAGAGGGGGTGGAGACGTTGACGTCGTTGAGGAATTTGGAGCTTGGGGCGAATAGGATTCGG GAGATTGAGAATCTGGATAATCTGAAGGCGTTGGAGGAGCTGTGGTTGGGGAAGAATAAGATCACGGAATTGAAG AACCTCGATGGCCTCTCCAACTTGCGCATCCTCTCTATCCAGTCGAACCGTCTCACGAGTATCAGTGGGCTCTCGAACCTGAAGAACCTGGAGGAACTCTATGTGTCCCATAATGCGATCACCGACCTTAGCGGTCTCGAGGAGAACACCTCGCTGCGCGTGCTGGACTTTTCCAACAACCAGGTGTCCAAGCTGGAACATGTGTCTCATTTGAAGAACTTGGAGGAGCTGTGGGCGTCCAACAACCAACTGTCGAGCTTCGATGAAGTGGAGCGCGAACTTCGggacaaggagaagctccAGACGGTGTACTTTGAGGGCAACCCGCTACAGACGAGAGCGCCAGCATTGTATCGGAACAAGGTGCGGTTGGCGATACCGCATATCATGCAGGTTGACGCGA CGTATATCCGCGTTGTATAA
- the psrA gene encoding putative general stress response phosphoprotein phosphatase Psr1/2 (COG:K;~EggNog:ENOG410PF8F;~InterPro:IPR036412,IPR011948,IPR023214,IPR004274;~PFAM:PF03031;~go_function: GO:0016791 - phosphatase activity [Evidence IEA]): MPIATSPPDSNPEPPPQDQPATTDASPPSNHVEPVNAAQESVAPTQGSVEDSAATSADAPKKHHLLLPIPSRASLKADRQSTLDKSQDTAHDDSENTLRGSKRSIFKGRRDRSRGSSMRSRRQNQEGASMEEDKSASPDLRDPAKPERRSKVSYRLFAFLSCCSSPSDDSEDPAIPAKRTSRQPSVPHTQATPEKADTNAGDSSTAESKDPSYYRDEKPNMTVTSNQSMSQVDEERTVTTSEQGAQLDGATVPSGAAETEKVPTLPQDSAESQGLGVGQSTQPSTTTAEASAVASEAEEVAQKAEEQAISPLTEKSQDAPTAPIELDELPKPPASENSYDDEKYTSHDEEATVIPAELPPPTGPSGHHADTMLEETQQQFLLPPPLPHLRDRKCLVLDLDETLVHSSFKVLERADFTIPVEIEGQYHNIYVIKRPGVDQFMKRVGELYEVVVFTASVSKYGDPLLDQLDIHNVVHHRLFRDSCYNHQGNYVKDLSQVGRDLRDTIIIDNSPTSYIFHPQHAIPISSWFSDAHDNELLDLIPVLEDLAGAQVKDVSLVLDITL; encoded by the exons ATGCCTATCGCGACGAGTCCCCCCGACTCCA ATCCTGAACCGCCGCCTCAGGACCAGCCCGCCACCACCGATGCGTCGCCTCCGTCGAACCATGTAGAGCCCGTCAATGCGGCTCAAGAGTCCGTCGCACCGACCCAGGGCTCGGTAGAGGACTCTGCAGCCACGTCTGCTGACGCACCGAAGAAACATCATCTACTGTTGCCCATCCCGTCGCGTGCATCGTTAAAAGCGGATCGGCAATCTACGCTGGACAAGAGTCAAGACACCGCTCACGATGACTCCGAGAATACTCTTCGCGGTTCGAAAAGAAGCATATTCAAGGGTCGTAGGGACCGGAGCAGAGGTAGCAGTATGAGGTCGCGTCGGCAAAACCAGGAGGGGGCGAGTATGGAGGAAGACAAGTCGGCAAGCCCTGACTTGCGTGATCCGGCCAAGCCAGAGAGGAGAAGCAAGGTCTCGTATAGGTTGTTCGCCTTCTTGAGCTGTTGTTCCTCGCCCAGCGATGATTCGGAGGACCCTGCCATCCCAGCGAAGCGGACATCCAGACAGCCATCGGTTCCTCACACCCAGGCCACTCCGGAGAAGGCTGACACCAATGCTGGTGATTCGAGCACCGCGGAATCCAAAGACCCCAGCTACTACCGGGATGAGAAACCCAACATGACTGTGACGTCGAACCAGTCCATGTCTCAAGTGGACGAAGAGCGCACTGTGACTACTTCCGAGCAGGGCGCTCAGCTCGATGGTGCAACGGTACCTTCGGGTGCggcagagacagagaaagtACCGACTTTGCCACAGGACAGTGCTGAATCACAGGGGCTCGGTGTAGGCCAGAGTACTCAACCTTCCACTACGACCGCCGAAGCAAGCGCTGTTGCCAGCGAAGCGGAGGAAGTCGCTCAGAAAGCAGAGGAGCAAGCGATCTCTCCCCTCACTGAAAAGTCTCAGGATGCTCCGACTGCTCCTATAGAGCTGGATGAATTGCCTAAGCCCCCGGCGTCCGAAAATAGCTATGACGACGAGAAATATACTTCACACGACGAGGAGGCGACAGTAATTCCAGCTGAATTGCCTCCGCCGACGGGCCCATCTGGACACCACGCCGATACAATGCTAGAGGAGACGCAACAGCAATTCCTCTTGCCGCcacctcttccccatctgcgGGACAGGAAATGCTTGGTTCTTGATTTGGACGAGACGTTGGTTCACAGTAGTTTCAAG GTTCTTGAACGCGCGGATTTTACCATTCCCGTGGAGATTGAAGGTCAATATCACAACATCTACGTTATAAAAAGACCTGGAGTCGACCAATTCATGAAAAGGGTGGGCGAGTTGTATGAAGTGGTTGTCTTCACCGCTTCTGTGTCGAAG TACGGTGATCCTCTGCTGGATCAGCTAGATATTCACAACGTTGTCCACCACCGACTGTTCAGGGATAGTTGCTATAACCATCAAGGCAACTATGTCAAG GATCTCTCTCAAGTAGGCCGCGACCTACGCGATACGATTATCATTGATAATTCCCCAACTTCGTATATCTTCCACCCTCAACATGCGATACCCATCAGCAGCTGGTTCTCTGACGCCCACGATAACGAGCTTCTCGATCTGATTCCCGTCCTCGAAGACCTTGCCGGGGCACAAGTGAAAGACGTTAGTCTGGTTCTCGACATTACATTGTGA
- the pxa1 gene encoding putative peroxisomal ABC transporter (PXA1) (COG:I;~EggNog:ENOG410PFQV;~InterPro:IPR017871,IPR027417,IPR003593,IPR011527, IPR003439,IPR036640;~PFAM:PF06472,PF00005;~TransMembrane:1 (i38-59o);~go_component: GO:0016021 - integral component of membrane [Evidence IEA];~go_function: GO:0005524 - ATP binding [Evidence IEA];~go_function: GO:0016887 - ATPase activity [Evidence IEA];~go_function: GO:0042626 - ATPase-coupled transmembrane transporter activity [Evidence IEA];~go_process: GO:0055085 - transmembrane transport [Evidence IEA]): MAAHSTLRRREDPLVALYNKYTSLVRSRIKRSSKTTRIIATIALILSILGSGYGGYNWFSERAKERARGRRLLRWNSGIRGKDGTRTIYVPYKGSMTSKVVIHPTKQTTFDAHRRLFLNPPAAARVGDGESVNQIPPPTTKPGINLAFLHQFLSLGSIMVPRWGSKETGLLMGHGVFLLLRTYLSLLIARLDGEIVRDLVAGKGRAFAWGILKWCGIGTLASYTNAMIKFLQSKVSIAFRTRLTRYIHDLYLTGDNNYYKLMNLDGGVGQGPDQFITQDLTLFCSAAAALYSSMGKPMVDLFVFNYQLYRSLGPLALTGILTGYFSTAAVLRKLSPPFGKLKAVEGKKEGDFRGLHSRLLANAEEISFYGGADIERVFLMRSFKDLQRWMEGIYSLKIRYNMLEDVILKYAWSAFGYLITSLPIFLPAWGGMGGALELVDVPKETGRERDRMKEFITNKRLMLSLADAGGRMMYSIKDISELAGYTSRVYSLISTLHRVHASAYYPPRNSHAELYSLADVQGTIHNGFDGVRLEQVPIVAPSIYPRGGDDLIESLSFVVHSGDHLLISGPNGVGKTAIARVVSGLWPVYRGLVSRPRGFGLDGIMFLPQRPYLSVGTLRDQVIYPHTAIDMHEAGVTDAALQKILDDAHLGYLPGREGGWDTRKEWKDVLSGGEKQRMALARIYYHEPRYAFLDEGTSAVSSDVEGLLYQRAKERGITVITISTRASLKKYHTYNLSISIGEGGEQWEFERIGTAKEKLGVEKELQEIRKRLDKVEEWKQRREDIENELRKVWAEEGELSPPPYESESEAVEVQDDQQ, translated from the coding sequence ATGGCCGCTCATTCAACGCTTCGTCGTCGAGAAGATCCTCTCGTGGCGCTGTACAACAAATACACCAGTCTCGTTCGCTCCCGGATCAAGCGTTCATCAAAGACCACCCGAATCATCGCCACTATTGCACTGATCCTATCTATTTTGGGTTCCGGTTATGGAGGCTACAACTGGTTCAGCGAAAGGGCCAAAGAACGTGCGCGAGGAAGACGGCTGCTGCGTTGGAATTCTGGGATTCGAGGCAAGGATGGCACTCGTACCATCTATGTGCCCTATAAGGGCTCCATGACCTCTAAGGTTGTAATTCATCCGACTAAACAAACGACTTTCGATGCGCATCGGCGGTTGTTCTTGAATCCACCTGCTGCCGCCCGTGTCGGCGACGGCGAATCAGTGAATCAAATACCACCGCCAACCACGAAGCCTGGGATCAACCTTGCATTCCTTCATCAATTTCTCAGCCTAGGGAGTATCATGGTCCCGAGATGGGGTAGCAAAGAAACCGGATTATTAATGGGTCATGGGGTTTTCTTGCTCTTGCGGACGTACCTGTCTCTGTTGATCGCACGGCTTGATGGCGAGATCGTAAGGGATCTTGTCGCGGGCAAAGGGCGCGCTTTCGCTTGGGGCATTCTCAAATGGTGCGGGATTGGCACACTGGCTTCCTACACCAATGCCATGATCAAGTTCCTTCAATCGAAGGTGTCTATTGCGTTCCGGACCCGATTAACGAGGTATATCCACGATCTCTATCTTACTGGCGATAACAACTACTACAAGTTGATGAATCTGGATGGCGGTGTTGGCCAAGGACCAGACCAGTTCATTACCCAGGACCTCACGCTCTTCtgttctgcagcagcagctctaTACTCGTCCATGGGGAAGCCTATGGTGGACCTATTCGTGTTCAATTATCAACTGTATCGTTCTCTCGGGCCTTTGGCCCTTACCGGTATCCTCACGGGCTACTTCAGTACTGCAGCAGTTCTGAGGAAGCTTTCACCACCGTTTGGAAAGCTGAAGGCtgtggagggaaagaaagagggtgACTTCCGGGGTCTACATTCACGGTTGCTCGCCAATGCTGAGGAAATCTCTTTCTATGGCGGCGCGGACATCGAACGTGTTTTCCTAATGAGAAGCTTCAAAGACCTTCAGCGCTGGATGGAGGGTATCTATAGCCTCAAGATCCGCTACAACATGCTCGAAGACGTCATTCTGAAATACGCTTGGTCTGCGTTTGGGTACCTGATCACGTCTCTGCCAATATTTCTTCCAGCCTGGGGCGGCATGGGTGGTGCCCTGGAGCTTGTGGACGTGCCGAAGGAGACTGGTCGAGAACGCGATCGCATGAAGGAGTTCATCACGAACAAACGTTTGATGCTATCTCTGGCGGATGCAGGTGGCCGGATGATGTATAGTATCAAAGACATCTCGGAGTTGGCTGGGTACACGTCTCGAGTCTACAGCTTGATATCCACCCTTCACCGAGTGCATGCGAGTGCATACTACCCCCCACGCAATTCTCATGCGGAGCTATACTCTCTCGCGGACGTACAAGGGACTATTCATAACGGCTTTGATGGTGTTCGTCTCGAACAGGTTCCCATCGTCGCGCCTTCAATATATCCCCGGGGTGGCGATGATCTGATCGAGTCACTGTCATTCGTCGTGCACTCCGGCGACCACCTCCTGATATCTGGACCGAACGGGGTCGGCAAGACTGCCATTGCCCGGGTTGTATCAGGGCTGTGGCCAGTGTACCGCGGGTTGGTCAGTCGCCCCAGAGGGTTTGGGCTTGACGGCATCATGTTCCTTCCCCAGCGGCCCTATCTCAGCGTGGGGACTCTCCGCGATCAAGTAATCTACCCCCACACTGCAATCGACATGCACGAGGCAGGTGTAACCGATGCTGCACTGCAGAAAATTCTGGACGACGCTCACCTAGGCTACCTCCCTGGGCGCGAAGGCGGATGGGACACTCGAAAGGAGTGGAAGGATGTCTTgagtggaggagagaagcaaCGCATGGCATTGGCACGAATTTACTATCACGAGCCTCGCTATGCCTTCCTTGATGAAGGAACCTCAGCAGTCTCGTCTGATGTCGAGGGCCTGCTGTACCAGCGGGCAAAGGAGCGGGGAATCACCGTGATTACGATCTCCACACGCGCATCGCTCAAGAAGTACCACACATACAACCTTAGCATTAGTATTGGCGAAGGGGGCGAGCAATGGGAGTTTGAGAGGATCGGCACcgccaaggagaagctgggAGTTGAGAAGGAGTTGCAGGAGATACGGAAGCGGCTTGACAAGGTGGAAGAGTGGAAACAGCGTCGGGAGGATATTGAGAACGAGCTGCGCAAGGTCTGggcggaagaaggagagctTTCTCCACCACCCTATGAATCCGAATCGGAAGCAGTTGAGGTACAGGATGATCAGCAGTAG